A stretch of DNA from Ctenopharyngodon idella isolate HZGC_01 chromosome 6, HZGC01, whole genome shotgun sequence:
TCATAATAACGGTAAGCCCCGCCCCCTGGTTCCTGCGTGAGATGAAGGTGTCCCTGACGACCTCGCGCCATTTCCAGCGCTCAGCATGCGGTCGCGGTCACGCGGAAGAAGCGCGCGCGCCATTTTGTGGTGCCACGTTGCCGCTTCTCGATCGAAGAAGTTCGATTGTTTATATTATAGATTAGCGCGTGTCCGTCTGTCAAAACACAACGGACGAACCAAAACAAACGGAGATCGCTCGAAAACATACTATACTTAGCGACACCGTAATATTGTTCAACATAAATCTGGGTTAgtattaacaaatacaacagcTTTTCAAAAGTTGGATGAGTTTATGACATACGTATTATTATACCACTAAATCAAGCGTCAGGTGGTGAAATATACTTACGCCATTTTGCCAAATAGAGCCAGTGCACTTGACCGCTGCACTGCCGGAGTTGCCGCTGCTAATGTTGCCGCTGCAGGCCGCTACACTGCCATGATTGCCGCGGGAGATTTACGTGCGGAGAGACCGGAGAGCATGAGAGAGAAAACGTAGAAACGGCAGTGCTTCCGCTTATAAACTCACACATCACACCCACACAATGTCCTTCCGCCGCACCTAATCTGCTCGTATCACTCCGCCTGTGTCTGGTTGCTGATTGGTTTCTGAGCCTGTCAATATTTAGCAGACAAATAGTACCTAAATATTTACGTTCTGTAGGTCATGTGCGATGAGCTCAGAAAGGAAACAGAAAACAACGGAGATTAAATTAGAtagataatacaaataaattactgatttataaaattattgaatttaataaatgtttattattattaattaaacttattaataaatgttcatttattaaacatattaagtcaatttccaacctattttgggttcattttaagcaagcaatacagtcatttttaaacaatagttgagttaaataaaactaaccattaggttgggcaaacatttaacccaaccactgggtttgtccattttcaacccaacttgggttgtttttaacccagcattttttagagtgtagttaaTATATTAGCCTAACTAAcacaaactaacaatgaacaatacatttgttaccgtatttattaatctttgttaataaatgttaatgttgttaataaaaaatacagttgttcattgtttgttcatgttagttcacagtgcgttaattaatgtaaacaaatacaacttttgattttaataatgtattagtaaatgctgagattaacattaagtaatgttcattcttagttcatgttaactaaagcttattgtaaagtgttaccaattattaATTATGGAATGGAGAAATAATGGCATTAGAAATACACATGAAATGATATTAATTCAAACAGCAATTcaatttcaggaaaaaaaaagtttattactATTTGACACTTTTGTAAAGAAGTATACATGGCTACACAAGAGTATGCAAAGTTATTATAAGAAACTGCACGAGGCCGCCCTCTAGCGACCATTAATGAAGCAACAAGTCGTTCACTATTACACAGTGTTTTAACCCCACACCGTCCTGTCACACCTCATATCCCTTCTAAGAGCAGTTTATTTCTCATGTCCAACAGCTCTGTTAGACCAGCCTGAATCTGATCTGCCACCTCACGGATCTGCTCGGCAAATCTGGTCTTTGACTCTTTCTTGAGTTTTTGGGAATCTTTTTCATTGAAGAAAAAGTCCATGCCGAGGGCAAAGCCCTGGATCACACCTGAGGATCTGTTCATCACGCTGAGGGCACCTGATGTCCCGCTTGCTATCTCGACTAGCCTCACTGTCTTTGCAGATTTCACGTTCACACCTTTGAGTTTCTCCATCTCTGTGTTGATATCATTTAAGTGACCCTCAATGTCGTTCATTTCCTTTTGGTACTCTTTCAAGATTGATTCCACCTTTTTCCTGACttgatttgtttttactttCTTGGTAATGGCAGCCGAGGCCCCTGTGACCCCGCCAGCGGCTGTGACCCCGACACCCACCGCAGCGACCGCTAGAGACGCGCCCATAGTCGCGGGGGCCAGGAGGATGCCGCCCACGACTGCCGCTGCGCCCAGGGCTCCAGTGGTGCCTCCTGTGATCTTAGCGATTCTCGTCCCTTTGTGTGTCTTGTCCAGACTATCAGCCACTTCATGTAGCTCAGAGATTTGTCTTTGCATAGAGCTTGCACAAAATGGCAGATGACAAACATAGCGTTTAAGagttttttcaaaactttcacCTGCCCTGCAAAGACAAAATTGAGTTGCACCATAAATTAAGCAGGCTCTCGTTCTGctgttgtaatatatatatatagagagagagagagagagagagagaggacagaATTAACAATCTAAGGATTTACTTTACCTGGAATCTGAAAACCCTGACTGATCTGTAGATCCTtctgaaataaacaaacataaatttTCTGTCTCAGTGACAAAGTGtggaaatttgaaaaaaaaagtccactTTTACCATTAcaggacaaaaagacaaaataattcacccaaaaattaaaattatcccatgatttactcaccctcaagccatcctgtatatgactctcttctttcagatgaacacaatcagagatacattataaaatattctggctcttccaagctttataatggtagtgaatggggggtgagattttaaagcccaaaaaagtgcatccatccatcataaaagtaatccatacggctccagtgggttaataaaagccttctgaagcgaagcgatgggtttttgtaagaacaATATCCATATGtgaaactttataaactataatgactagcttccggcagacagccGTACGCATTGATttacgccaaaagagtaacccctgaagCACTGGGTATACTTTTTTTACACGTACGCTAGTGTACAcgcacagtcgaacgcacagccttggaaagtatacttcatttgactcgtacgcatacacaggcgttcgacacatgcacagttttgagcagTCTCTTACTACGAGTTACAACtcatgtaaatatctttgtattctttcatgcttaaatgagggtactttctaacctcttcacacaatctgtCGTCTTTGTAGGCCTCCACTGTCGCTGTAGCTCGCATGCGTTCTGGTCTATTCTGTTTATGcggtttttctttgactaccttgtgaatcgacgcccccagggcacagttgccaccttgtggataaactaattactgcaaaaaatttaaatgcgcAGTATGCGTGTACTTTTCTGATGATGAAATGCAcgtcacgcgcactgtacgctgaccctcgcgtatGCGTacaaagtgaactatactttgggcgTGGCGCGACGTATgacgtatgacgtaggatgtagcgaAAGTTTAGACGCCtcttgcggttcaaacaaataaaactcaAACAAGCTtgtcttctcttatatcgaaatcctccgacatttctttttaaaaattctcattttagacttttaaTTTGTGACTGGtgttcgtcattacgtcatgtgtCGAGGCAGGGGTTACGTTTTCACTgcttatagtttataaagttttatagtttatagtatttttcttaaaaaaaggtctttattaaccccctggggccgtatggattatatttatgatggattgatgcacttttttggggcttcaaaatctcgccccccattcactcccattataaagcttggaggttAAAgatcaagttcattttatttatatagcacatttacaACAGCCACTAGGGCTgaccaaagtgctttacagaagAACAAGATTAGAAGAAAATATAACATACATAGAAAAGAAATCAA
This window harbors:
- the LOC127513835 gene encoding apolipoprotein L6-like isoform X1, whose amino-acid sequence is MHEYQYGNSTNAIDMHHIFTEILILKNEKRRSSLGSKCRDPEVQVLPAVLNYFQSVPQPSARPIPAMRKVHCIPGSRKLVGMNESPQGEVRHPLAAGPPSNYQNCYSADPVTELKIQTNISVMTAPPEHQDCGSQDKKSACKGNNLKGSTDQSGFSDSRAGESFEKTLKRYVCHLPFCASSMQRQISELHEVADSLDKTHKGTRIAKITGGTTGALGAAAVVGGILLAPATMGASLAVAAVGVGVTAAGGVTGASAAITKKVKTNQVRKKVESILKEYQKEMNDIEGHLNDINTEMEKLKGVNVKSAKTVRLVEIASGTSGALSVMNRSSGVIQGFALGMDFFFNEKDSQKLKKESKTRFAEQIREVADQIQAGLTELLDMRNKLLLEGI
- the LOC127513835 gene encoding apolipoprotein L6-like isoform X2; translated protein: MANPSARPIPAMRKVHCIPGSRKLVGMNESPQGEVRHPLAAGPPSNYQNCYSADPVTELKIQTNISVMTAPPEHQDCGSQDKKSACKGNNLKGSTDQSGFSDSRAGESFEKTLKRYVCHLPFCASSMQRQISELHEVADSLDKTHKGTRIAKITGGTTGALGAAAVVGGILLAPATMGASLAVAAVGVGVTAAGGVTGASAAITKKVKTNQVRKKVESILKEYQKEMNDIEGHLNDINTEMEKLKGVNVKSAKTVRLVEIASGTSGALSVMNRSSGVIQGFALGMDFFFNEKDSQKLKKESKTRFAEQIREVADQIQAGLTELLDMRNKLLLEGI